The Spinacia oleracea cultivar Varoflay chromosome 2, BTI_SOV_V1, whole genome shotgun sequence DNA segment AATCAGATAACATGAGGTGGGATTTCAGCATGCATTATCCCTAGGTCTTTTGGCTAAATTGGAGCATTTTCGCTAGAGATTCAGACATTTCGTTTTATCTACTTAGAATTTGGGCATAGTGAATCCTTAATACTCTACATTAAGCATGACAATAGCTTAGTTTCCGTTGAAACACCCTAAACATGAACACAAAGACTGGAAtgcacaataaacaataaacaatgcaCAATGTTCACCCCGATGAACATTCAATGAAATACCTAATGAGCATggagaatgatttcaatgtacgCATACAAGTGGAACATTTTATTATATGTTCTTTggatttaaactatatgttcatttactGTATGTTCTTTGCGTATGAACGATATAATCTTTGAATTTGAACTATATGCTCATTTAaaaacagggtgcacaatgaCTCAATGAGCATTGTAAACTACATTTTGCAAGATTACCTGAAACATATTGAAAAATGCaggaaattaaagaaaataattataaacATAGTTGTAAAAAAGTCTCACCATGCAAAAATGCAGATAAGCTTCCCATAGGCATGTAATCAAAGACAAGAAGCTTCTCATCCCTACTGAAATAGTAAGCTCTAAGAGGCACAAGATTCTCATGCTCCATTGCCCCAACAGCTTCTATCTTCTCTTTGAATTCCACCTCTCCGAGAATCACGTCTTTCAGCCTCTTTACAGCAACCACCGTACCCATCTCAAGAACCGCCTTATAAGCTGTTCCAAACGTACCTTTCCCCAAAACTTCAGCTGATGCTCGCAACAATTCCtccaaatcaaacattttacCACCAATCCCATTTCCAAAAAACACCAGCTTTTTAGTTACACCGCCAACATTCATCTCTTCCGCTTTTGCACTTCCATTCGTGGTGGCCATTGCCACCGCGGAGGCTGAATACCCACCACCATAACCACCATGCTCGACACCCCCAGCAGGCGGCTTATCCTCCGGGATATCGTAACCCAATTGCTTATTGATTGATGCAAGATCAACTGCATCGTTTCTCTTACTTCTTTTCTTACCACATATAAAGACaataatcatcaaaatcaaaGCAAATGCCACCACAGCTCCAATTACTATTCCGGCTATCGCCCCACCAGATAATCCCTTCTTCCTCCTCCTTTGTTCTCCAGTCAAAATACCAGTACCTGCTCATGACACCAACCATTACCTAGTTAAGTTAAAGTCTTCCAACAAAATGTCTATAAGAGCTACTTTCATAAACACCCTCAAAACTTAAGTTAACAAAGCTAAATACAGCAAATAGTCAACAACAAAAACTAGGCCCAGTTAATAGTTGGTAGTTGATTCATTACTATTATTACTCATAATCCATCACTTAATAAGCTCCAAAGACAACCAACAAGAAACAACCAAAAATAAAGTGGTCTccaaaattttgattttggttttACAGCAAAACTGTCAATATCAATAACACAATATGATACCAATCAATCTTAGAATTCACAATAATCAGACTAAATATAGACCAAAATTTGATTTTGGTTTTACAGAAAAACTGTCAatatcaataacacaaaatgatACCAATCAATCTTAGAATACACAATAATCAGACTAAACATAGTAACTAACACCCAACTAACATAAGCCACAGAGACAATGATGTATACAAGATTCGATCCTAGTCTCGGGTTTGTAAAACATCAGTAATAGTAATACAGTATGGAAGAAAAGCCATTACCTGCAGCAAGGCCAGGGCAAATTTGAAGGGGTTTTCCACAAAGCTTATTACCCTGAAAAGCAGTAACAGGCATTGAGCTAACACTAACAGGAATAGACCCATTTAAATTATTATCAGACACATTAAATTGGTCCAATTTCAGCTTCAATTCTGGCAAAAACCCACTCAGATTATTTTCCTGCAGATACAAAGTCTTCAACCTACTCAAATTCCTCAAAGTACGAGGAACTTCACCACTGAAATTATTGTTTGCCAAATTAAGCCGAACCAAATTCTTCAACCCTGAAAAAAATTCAGGGATTTCACCCCCAAATTTATTATCCTGCAAATAAACGTTCCTCAACTCAGAACATAACCCCAAATCTGAAGGTAGATTTCCTGACAATTCGTTGAACCTAAGGCTGAGAGTTTTGAGGGTTGTTAATTTAGCAAAAACCCCACTTGGTATTTCGCCGGAGAGAGAAAATCCCGGCAAATGGAGACCTAGAACGGCGTCGTTTTTGCACTGTACGCCTGACCAAGAACAGGGGTTAGAATTTGAAGTAGTGTTCCATAAAAGGGTGCGACCACCTACTGCGGAGGAGAGCGAAAGTAATGCAGATCTGCTTGAAGAAAGATCGGACAATGCAGTTGGGATTACAATTATCACcaacaaaaaaaccaaaaaatgtACAGTTATTTTCCTCCTCATTATGAAAAAACTTGAAGGTTTTTtttgtttgctttttgggaaaATTGATAGAGGGGAAATGATGGGgttttgtttaatttaaatgGGTAGTTTCATAAACAACACCATTGTTGAAGATGAAGATTCTTCAagggttttagggttttttctaaatttttttagGAACTTTTTGAAATTTGGGAAGAGTGTAATTAGAAAGAGGATTGGGAAGTGGGTAGCTTAAGATTGAAGATTTTGGGAAAAgggattgaaattgaaattcatTATAGAAAAGTAAGATAAAATTAAGTGGTTTTAAATTAAGAAAGAAATTAGTTAAGTGAGAGTGAGGAGTGAGCAGGTGAGAAAGGGAGGGGAAGAAGTAAGTAGTAACAGGCTGTGTGTAATAAAAACCCTACCTATTACCTGTTTTTGTGTAGGGGCCCACTTATCTTTGTtgtccttttttctttttcaattttttttctgtcatttttctctttctttctcccATTAGTCCTTTTAGTTTTGGTGTGGTCTTTTTCTTGAAGAGTTTTGAGTCATGGTTGGTCAATTATGTGGCTTTTGTATTATACTACTATCTTAATACAagagtcaaaaaaaaaaaaagtttatccTCAAACTCAATCTCGATCTCAAACTTCAAACGGTATGACTATTAGAGCTACAACGAGGATCTTAGAGTGGCTTTCTAAATAGATTTTTAAGTAGCTATCCAATAATAACTATCTTTTGGCCAACATTAGACTCTTGATGGGCTCTTGAGTAACTATTTATGGAGATCTAGTTCAAAGAAACTCTTGCTCAAGACATTTTCAAAAGTTGATTCTTGATGAAAAGTGGGGAGTAACTTTGGTttaaaagttaattaattatggacAATCAAATGGTAAAACAGAGATTATAGAGCTCACTTGAGGAACCAACCAACGCTGGGTGTTTTTAGGAATGAATTGTTGATAGTGTTTTGTAGAGAGAGATAGTGATAGAGAGAGAGGATATCCCTCCACGAGCTTTTTTGAAGATACAATCAATGTACATGCTCTTAGGGCGCGACCGTCTAAAAGATTCGATTCGATTGATCCGATCAATCCGATTAGGAAATCCGATTTATtctttttgaattgaattttgttggCGTGACATTAGTTTATTTGGTTTGGAGAAATATCATTTGACAAACCCTCATGAATGATGCCACCGAATGAGTCTTGAGTGAAGTCTGTAATCTACAATTAAACTCACCTCGCGACCTTGTTGAGTTTCTCTCTAGACTTTACTGCAAGTAGAGAATCGTGTAAAGACCAATCTTATTGAATTTCTTTACACTTTATTACAAAGAGTTTTAAATAGAATAAAGTCACCCTAAACATACGACATAAGTAAACCGGACGATAAATAGTAACACCCATTACTAAGTTTCGTTTTGATGGTGATTCATCAAAATAGAATTGTGTTAAGATATGAAGTTATGAATATATGGTTCATTTGTGACTTTGGCATTAAATTGTTTACATAGAATTGCGTGATGGGCAGAATGAATAATGAGGTTTTGAGAGCCAGCATGAAAAGCATTTTCGTTTCCCATCTTTTAGAACAGAAGACCTAATTAAAAACAGCTAGGACAACAAACCTTTTACAAAGGCTGAAATTTTAGTTACACTACTTTGTTTTTTGAACATATTCCTAATTATGGGTCCAGGGTCCAGAGtgaactttaaaatttgaacAACTTGGTTGCCAGAAAGTCAGAAACTTAGGTTCGAATACACAAACTCTCTATGAGCTTCGTTAGCCTTAAAAATTGTTTTCAAATTTGGTTTCGAATTATTTCTTTGTCTTTGTATATATAAACTATACtcttaacttaaaactataacGAATGAGCCTTAAAATACAATGGGATAAGTAAGTATTTATTCCgttcaccttattcttattgtttaTTAGACCAGACCATAAATATCAgatcacacaaaaaaaaaaaaaaatcactaacAAAAAAACATTAAGATAAGACCAAACCAGGAAAAATCAGACCAGATTATACTAGAAACTAGAATCACTACAGGAATCTGCATCATTAACGACAACCCaataacgacgggtcaaaaatcctgtcgcaaaagccttttgcaacGTAACGAGACTAACAACAAAATAAAGACGGGAACAATCGTCGCAAATACCTTTTACGACGGgctaacgacgagattttccataATGACGGCCCCTTTTATAACGGGTTCGCAACAGGAAATCCCACCACTGTTGCCTGTAGCGACAGGATTTTCcctcgttaatggtacaatttcttgtagtgaataaTCAGACCAAATCAGGTGAAGATAGCAACGCATTACAACATATACATTAGCTGGTTCTTCAAAATGGCTCTTGAAGTGACTCtccactccctctctctccaaCCATCTTTCTATAGGACACTATCAAGAggaaaggaaaaacaaaaataatcatCTACCAACTATTTTATTGAGTATCTAAGAAAACATGTTAGCCATTTTGCCTTATGTTTTCATTATCGTTTTTTGGCCATTATGCATGCACCTTGTGTGAGGCTATTATGCAAGCCTAACAATAAaatccaacttttttttttcaactttggGACTAATCACTAATGACATGATCCTAGATATAACCCCATGCAGAAAGAAAGGCATGCAAGAATTTGCTCCTGAATTTCAGCTACCTTCTTCAAGACCCTCATTTTCTTTGGTAGACATCATTCATTAGCTTAAGCAAGCTTGATCGAGGTGGGTCTATTGACTGTTTTGAGTTTTAAAACCAATATTATGCCGAGTAAAatacttactccctccgtcccggaatacttgacctgtttttcttatcgggtcgtcccttaatacttgacctgtttctaaaaatggaaatattctaacaatattatattatttctcactccacccctattaaatcacctaccccctactccatacaaaaaataattaaaaattcaacccctactctcccccaaccccacatcttaacacatttcccactaactacattaaaataatatcccactatcaactactacctattaaattaaataagtcaattcaagtcccttaaactctgtgccggtcaaaccgagtCGAGTATTCCTAAGCATTCGGTAAATTACTGACTGCTTAGGTGGTCGGTAAATTAGTAAATTGCCGACCGCTTTGGCAGTcggtaattttaattaaaaaaataaaaaaaaaatcaaaaccatCTAACTGGAAAGAAAACCAGCCAATGGTTTTGATTTCTTCCAAACAAAATAATTTGAGTTTGCGTGATATGCCTTTCCAAACCCACTGGCATGAAGGCACAACCCAATGCCATATATACATAATTTGTTGATTAGTCCCTAATTCTCCACTAAAGCAGAGTATGAGTGAAGACATATCTGCTTTAAATTTGCTGAATATTCTGATTTACACTAACCAATGTCATCTTCAATATTTTAAAACTAACTTACTAGAACGAAGAAAAAGGGTATGAATTAATTACCAACATACACATatagaaataaaataacaattttataaagagGGTGCTTAAATAAATCCAATCCAAAAAAATAGAGTTATATATctcaataaaattaaattaattacaagGATGCAAAAAAATTAACCACCCAAAAATTAAGACTAATATTAAGAATAATCTTAAAAAATCCAGATCTGCAACTAAAACATAAAAATCATGTACAAAAACCTCTAGACTTGGATTTTTCACTAAAAAACATCAATCTTTGATTCTTTATCAGAAAcccaaatctttttcaccataaAACATCAATCGTGATCCTCCATTCTTTGACTAAAACCTAAAAACCAACCTTTTCCGGTGATTATTTGTCGGCGATGGAAATGCAAGTGCGGTGATGAGCGAAATGAACCAAACATAtctaaaacaaaagaaaaacaatcaaatattcaaatgcaacaaaaattaaatttaaatccgGAAAATCTTTTATTTGTTCGAATTTTTTTCACCTTGAATCCGAAAAAAGGAAAGAGACGAGTGGAGAAGAACGAGATCGAAGGCAAGAGAAGGAATCAAAGGCAAGTGAgaacaaattaagaaaaaaccatattaccaaaaaaaaacatcaaatcTCTCTTGTTCCTTGAAATTATAGACCTCAAATCTAGAAGAAGAAGAGTAGAGAATATGAGATATTCAATATGAGAGGAGAGAAGGAAGAGGAACGGCTGAGAGGAGAGGGAGAAGGGTAAGGTTTCCTTTTATatgggctaggttttaggaTGAGAAAGCCCAAAGTGGcctgtttatttttattttcgtaaAAAAATTTTAGCGACCGCGCCCTTAAAACGGTCGGTAAATAATTTTTTAGCGACTGTTAGGTTGGTCGGTAAATTACTTTTTACCGACTATCTTAAGTGCGGTcggtaaatttattttttagcaACTGTTCCAACAGTCGGTAAATGATATTTTAACGACTATCTAGTCTGCGGTCGGTAAATTACTTTTCACCGACTGCTTTGGCGGTTGGTAAAATGTtgaatttattttggaaaaagtCAGGTTTTTACCGACTGCTATTTAGTCGGAACACATGGGGGAGAAGTCGCTAATTTATCGACTGTTATATAGGCGGTCGGTAAATGTAAAAAATAACGACCGCTTCCAAAGTGGTCGGTAAATTAACGACCGCTTCCTTAGTGGTCGGTAAATTTTGTTTTACCAACTCTTGCTTGAAAAATTACCTCCAAGTACTTTAACTaactaaggccctgttctgttcaccttatttccacttatttcaggaaaaataagttcagataagttcagttaagttcagataagataagttcaggaaaaataagggttggccaagtacaatttataactaaaataagttttgataagttctaataagttcagataagttcagttaagttcagataagataagttcaggaaaaataagttgaaatcaggtgaatagaacgcagcctaAATAGTAAATAGCTAATATCCCAAAATTATAATGTTGTTACGACTAAACTTTCTTTAGAAGCTTTTCATTACCTTAAACTCCAGCTAAATTGGAATAGAGAATATAAATATCTGCCTACTACTATGCTTAACTGTTTCGTCAAAACATgaacttttcaattttcaaccaaTCCTTACAATGAAAGCAACTTTAATAGCAAATTTTGTAGAATGATGCAAGCCCACCAttatcttttattcaatcaacttTTAGTCTAactttatttcataagcaaGATCAAGAGTGCAAGACTAGATTTTGCTAGAGATGCTTACATAAAAGTGGATTTCGTAAGCAAAATAACTCGAATACTAAATTAAATTCCAATGGTGTACTCTTGATTTCTTTATCATTTAGAGAGTACCATTGGAAGACCGAAATAAAACAATCCAAGTTGGTAAAATTGACGGGGAAGTCACTTTATAACTTAGAGATAAAGATAGTTGTGGGCTGGGTCGGCCCAAAGCCCGACTCAACCCGGtacgaaaaaagcacggcctGACACGAGCACGAAAAAAACACGGCCCGACATaggcacgaagtcgtgggccgggcctgggcattaattttttgaaaaaagcacgacacgactcgacccggtacgacaaagcacgctaaatttagtgaaattagcCTTAAGCACGACGGGCCGGCCCAGCCCGGCACGAAAACCCGTGGGCTTGGGCCTTTTTAACTTTTCGGCCCGGCACAAAACAACGGCCCGGCTAGGCCCACAGACCGTGGGCTCGACCGAAGACCGACACGGCCCGATCCACATCCATCTTTACTTAGAGATGGCAGGGTTGATCCGCATTAACGACAACTCAAACTAGGTTGACTAACGTGTAAAGACCGAAAAATGATCAAGTTGAATAGGCGATGTTCTATTCTATCCCCTCGATAATTCTATTTCTCGAGGAACATAATAAGACACTTACCCTATTTGTGGTAAATAGAATTTCACACCCGTGTTTTTGGTAAGCGAATAGATCCCGGGAATTTTTCATGGCACCCAAACATCTAAACCGACCACGTACATAAGTGTTTTTGGCAAGCGAATAGGATCCCGGGCTTTTTTCATGTAAGCCAAACATCTAAACCGACCACATATATAATACAATGGCAAGACGATGAAGAAAGAGTTAACGCAATAAACGTCAAGAAACTCAAATCACAAGCCTATATTTCGAAAGCTCCTACATAATTTGGTCTTTCCAAGGATTGAAAATATTGTCAACTTATTTCTAGTACTGGTCATCTGTGTCGTTAATATATAGATTGGCAAGTAGTAATTACCGACCATAAACCATACACAAACAAATTGCTACAAAAACCacctaattttcaaaatattctGACCTTTCACAAATAAAAACACAAATGTAGCCATCTTCAACAGTCACATTCATGAAGACAACATGAAGTCACCTATGGTTCTGATAAATGTAGTAATCACATTACAAAAGATTACGTGAAACGAAATCCACAAACTTTTTATGTAGTTTCTGATAAACATAGGAGAATATGGCAAAAAACAGAGCCACGAGAGGAAGATAAAAAACCTGAGGTTGCAGAAATGTGTGACTCAGAAAAATAGATAGAGTATAAGAAATTAAACATTCTGCAATCCGCAAAAGATTACATACCATAATAATTCTCAGAAAAATAGTTACAACAAACAATAGAAATTCCAAGCTTCGGTCCCAAAAAAAACCACAAGCTCCTAAACCCTCtccatctctctcgaccaaatcaaatcaaatcatacACCACActaaatagtttttttttttgaccaaacagaaagaaaaacaaagagaCAACAGGAGACTATGTAGGACTACAATCTCAAAACTTATCTTAGAAGCACTTTCGGTGAACGATTGATGGGCCGGACTCATCATACTCTCCCTTCGAGATCCACATCTGCAAAAACACGAAACACAATTTGAGTTTAGCTTTCATATTAATCACTACTAGAACAACACAACATTCACAGTTTAGCTTTCATATTAAACACTACTCGAACAACGCAACTTGAGTTTTAGCTTTTATATTAAACACTACTCGAACAACACAATTTGAGTTTTAGCTTTTATATTCAACACTACTCGAACAACACAATTTGAGCTTAGCTTTCATATTAACAGCATGTTTTTCAAGTGTTGGAAATGGAATCAAACAACTAATTCCGTTACCTATTGTTTGGTATGAGAGATGGATAACACATTTTGTTTGCGCAGGGTAACCATTACTACCAATTTGTTACCATTGTTAACCTTGTGGTAACAAAGTGTTTATCCTCCTCAATCTCTAATTTGATACAAGAGATTGATTTCCTTGATTATACCAAACAACAAATAATGGTAACACTTAACAGTACCACAATCAATTTCCTTTCCTAAATTCATGCCAAACAAGCTCTAAAATACTCGAACAACACAACATTAATTTAAACAAAAGCAGTACCTGTTGGAAGGTGCTGAGCGATGCAAGGATAGAACCTCCTATCCAGACACTGTACTTCCTCTCGGGTGGTGCAACGACCTTGATCTTCATGCTACTGGGAGCAAGAGCTGTGATCTCCTTGCTCATACGGTCAGCAATACCAGGGAACATAGTTGTACCACCACTGAGCACGATGTTACCGTAAAGATCCTTCCTGATA contains these protein-coding regions:
- the LOC110792791 gene encoding probable inactive receptor kinase At1g48480; translated protein: MRRKITVHFLVFLLVIIVIPTALSDLSSSRSALLSLSSAVGGRTLLWNTTSNSNPCSWSGVQCKNDAVLGLHLPGFSLSGEIPSGVFAKLTTLKTLSLRFNELSGNLPSDLGLCSELRNVYLQDNKFGGEIPEFFSGLKNLVRLNLANNNFSGEVPRTLRNLSRLKTLYLQENNLSGFLPELKLKLDQFNVSDNNLNGSIPVSVSSMPVTAFQGNKLCGKPLQICPGLAAGTGILTGEQRRRKKGLSGGAIAGIVIGAVVAFALILMIIVFICGKKRSKRNDAVDLASINKQLGYDIPEDKPPAGGVEHGGYGGGYSASAVAMATTNGSAKAEEMNVGGVTKKLVFFGNGIGGKMFDLEELLRASAEVLGKGTFGTAYKAVLEMGTVVAVKRLKDVILGEVEFKEKIEAVGAMEHENLVPLRAYYFSRDEKLLVFDYMPMGSLSAFLHGNKGAGRTPLNWELRSSIALGVARGITYLHSKGSNVSHGNIKSSNVLLTKLYEPRMSDFGLAQLVGPSSTPTRVNGYRAPEVTEPRKISQKADVYSFGVLLLELLTGKVPTHTLLNEEGVDLPRWVQSIVKDDWASEVFDLELLRYQHAEEEMVQLLQLAVDCAAQYPDSRPSMVEVTSRIEELCSPSIKEISDPTTTTFIDADDGSSH